In Sphingomonas sp. Leaf357, a single genomic region encodes these proteins:
- a CDS encoding IS6 family transposase gives MPRPRKPASPFRYFNSSPEVIRLVVMMYVRFPLSLRNVEDLLFERGIDICHETVRMWWNRFGPMFAGDIRRQRASRMRGFRHWRWHLDEMYVKLNGEMVYLWRAVDHECEILESYITRTRDKDAALRFMKKALKRHGCPEAITTDGLRSYCAAMKELGNTEKQEVERWANNRVENSHLPFRRRERAMLRFRRMKTLQKFASVHANVLNHFNLERHLVDRQTYKERRSAALAEWSIVAS, from the coding sequence ATGCCCCGCCCCCGCAAGCCTGCCAGCCCGTTCCGCTACTTCAACTCGTCGCCCGAGGTGATCCGCCTGGTTGTGATGATGTACGTTCGTTTTCCACTGTCGCTACGCAATGTGGAGGACCTTCTTTTCGAGCGCGGCATCGACATCTGTCATGAGACGGTGCGAATGTGGTGGAACAGGTTTGGGCCGATGTTCGCTGGGGACATCCGCCGGCAGCGCGCCTCGCGCATGCGCGGGTTTCGTCACTGGCGCTGGCATCTCGATGAGATGTACGTGAAGTTGAACGGCGAGATGGTTTACCTCTGGCGGGCGGTCGATCACGAGTGCGAGATACTCGAAAGCTACATCACCAGGACCCGCGATAAGGACGCAGCGCTTCGCTTCATGAAGAAGGCGCTGAAGCGTCACGGTTGCCCGGAGGCGATCACCACCGACGGTTTGCGCTCCTATTGTGCAGCTATGAAAGAGCTTGGCAACACCGAGAAGCAGGAGGTCGAACGCTGGGCTAACAACCGGGTCGAGAACAGCCATCTGCCGTTCCGACGACGGGAGCGGGCGATGCTTAGATTCAGGCGGATGAAGACGCTACAAAAGTTTGCCAGCGTGCATGCCAACGTCCTCAACCACTTCAATCTCGAGCGCCATCTCGTTGATCGCCAGACCTACAAGGAACGCCGCTCAGCCGCGCTGGCTGAGTGGAGCATCGTCGCAAGCTAG
- a CDS encoding cyclase family protein, translating to MTQDVQPPSVADLTRDAPKNWGKWGPDDEVGSLNYLGPTEVLRGVAAVRQGRTFTLQVQIGAPGGDPIWPGRAQCTHVNLLDKGDYACGKGVEVPGHAEAADDMLIMYLQGSTQYDALGHVWCEDQLWNGYDAKTTARRMTKASVLPIAERGVVGRAVLIDIARHRGKRVLDRGETFDHTDLLAAAAVQGVDIEKRDILIIRTGWIGAFYEMGAAEFYRDFREPGLTYSRSLAQWFAEMEIPNLVTDTMANETTVDPVSGVMLPLHIALMRNLGVAFTEIAQLDALADDCAADGQYTFLYAAAPLKVVGGTGAPVNPIVVK from the coding sequence ATGACGCAGGATGTGCAGCCCCCCTCGGTCGCCGACCTGACGCGCGATGCGCCGAAGAATTGGGGCAAATGGGGCCCCGACGACGAGGTCGGATCGCTCAACTATCTCGGCCCGACGGAAGTGCTGCGCGGCGTCGCGGCGGTGCGGCAGGGCCGGACGTTCACGTTGCAGGTGCAGATCGGCGCGCCCGGCGGCGATCCGATCTGGCCGGGACGCGCGCAGTGCACGCACGTCAACCTGCTCGACAAGGGCGATTACGCCTGCGGCAAGGGCGTCGAGGTGCCTGGCCATGCCGAGGCGGCGGACGACATGCTGATCATGTATCTCCAGGGATCGACGCAATATGACGCGCTCGGCCATGTCTGGTGCGAGGACCAGCTGTGGAACGGCTATGACGCGAAGACCACCGCGCGGCGCATGACCAAAGCCAGCGTGCTGCCGATCGCCGAGCGCGGCGTCGTCGGCCGCGCGGTGCTGATCGACATCGCGCGGCATCGGGGCAAGCGCGTGCTGGATCGGGGCGAGACGTTCGATCACACCGATCTGCTCGCGGCGGCGGCGGTGCAGGGCGTCGATATCGAGAAGCGCGACATCCTGATCATCCGCACTGGCTGGATCGGTGCCTTCTATGAAATGGGCGCGGCGGAATTCTACCGCGATTTCCGCGAACCGGGGCTGACCTATTCGCGCTCACTGGCGCAGTGGTTTGCCGAGATGGAGATCCCCAACCTCGTCACCGATACGATGGCCAACGAGACAACCGTCGATCCGGTCAGCGGCGTGATGTTGCCGCTACACATCGCGCTGATGCGCAATCTCGGTGTCGCCTTTACCGAGATCGCGCAGCTCGATGCGCTGGCCGACGATTGCGCGGCGGACGGGCAATATACGTTCCTGTACGCCGCCGCACCGTTGAAGGTGGTCGGCGGCACGGGCGCGCCAGTCAATCCGATCGTGGTGAAGTGA
- a CDS encoding Zn-dependent alcohol dehydrogenase, with translation MKAAILHQPGTPLTIEDVTLGDPGPFEIRLRTVASGLCHSDLSIIDGHMPWRFPALMGHEAAGVVEAVGASVTRIKVGDHVVTSPSAYCGACEDCLGGHMSLCETPGNRRAKGAPPKIALGSATVFPFFELGGFAEAMLIHERNCVAIRKDMPLDRAALLGCAVTTGFGAVARSAKVQLGETVAVIGCGGVGLATINAAAVAGASRIIAIDRVAAKLDAAIQMGATDIVDASTTDAVEAVRELTRGGVHHAIEAIGLKATIEQAFAMLRRGGTATILGIPPQGVKLELAAMDFFGEKKIQGSLMGSNQFPVDIPRYVDLYLQGRMKLDELISRRISLTDINTAFDEMRGATVIARSVIEFPA, from the coding sequence GTGAAAGCCGCTATCCTTCATCAACCCGGAACGCCCCTGACGATCGAGGATGTGACGCTCGGCGATCCCGGTCCGTTCGAGATCAGGCTGCGCACCGTGGCGTCGGGGCTGTGCCATTCCGATCTCAGCATCATCGACGGGCACATGCCGTGGCGCTTTCCCGCGCTGATGGGGCACGAGGCCGCCGGCGTGGTCGAGGCGGTCGGCGCCAGCGTCACCCGCATCAAGGTCGGTGATCACGTCGTGACCAGCCCATCGGCCTATTGCGGCGCGTGCGAGGATTGCCTGGGCGGGCATATGAGCCTGTGCGAGACGCCGGGCAATCGCCGCGCCAAGGGGGCGCCGCCCAAGATCGCGCTGGGATCGGCCACCGTCTTCCCGTTTTTCGAACTGGGCGGTTTCGCCGAGGCGATGCTGATCCACGAGCGCAATTGCGTCGCGATCCGCAAGGACATGCCGCTCGACCGCGCCGCGCTGCTCGGCTGCGCAGTGACGACCGGGTTCGGCGCGGTGGCGCGCTCCGCTAAGGTGCAATTGGGCGAGACGGTCGCGGTGATCGGCTGCGGCGGCGTCGGCCTCGCAACCATCAACGCGGCCGCGGTGGCGGGGGCGTCGCGGATCATCGCGATCGACCGCGTCGCCGCCAAGCTTGATGCCGCGATTCAGATGGGCGCGACCGACATCGTCGATGCCAGTACCACGGATGCAGTCGAGGCGGTGCGCGAACTGACCCGCGGCGGCGTGCATCACGCGATCGAGGCGATCGGGCTGAAGGCGACGATCGAGCAGGCCTTTGCCATGCTCAGGCGCGGCGGCACCGCGACGATCCTCGGCATCCCGCCGCAGGGCGTGAAGCTCGAACTCGCGGCGATGGATTTTTTCGGCGAAAAGAAAATTCAGGGATCGCTGATGGGATCGAACCAGTTCCCGGTCGATATCCCGCGCTATGTCGACCTGTATCTGCAGGGCCGCATGAAGCTCGACGAGCTGATTTCGCGTCGCATCTCGCTCACCGATATCAACACCGCATTCGACGAGATGCGCGGCGCCACGGTCATCGCGCGGTCGGTGATTGAGTTCCCGGCATGA
- a CDS encoding IS6 family transposase, translating into MPRPRKPASPFRYFNSSPEVIRLVVMMYVRFPLSLRNVEDLLFERGIDICHETVRMWWNRFGPMFAGDIRQQRVSRMRGFRHWHWHLDEMYVKLNGEMVYLWRAVDHEGEILESYITRTRDKDAALCFMKKALKRHGTPEAITTDGLRSYRAAMKELGNTEKQEVGRWANNRVENSHLPFRRRERAMLRFRRMKTLQKFASVHANVHNHFNVERHLVDRQTYKERRLVALAEWSKIAS; encoded by the coding sequence ATGCCTCGTCCCCGCAAGCCTGCCAGCCCCTTCCGCTATTTCAACTCCTCGCCCGAGGTGATCCGCCTGGTAGTGATGATGTATGTCCGTTTCCCACTTTCGCTGCGCAACGTGGAGGACCTCCTTTTCGAGCGCGGCATCGACATCTGCCACGAGACGGTACGCATGTGGTGGAACAGGTTCGGGCCGATGTTCGCTGGCGACATCCGCCAGCAGCGCGTCTCGCGTATGCGCGGGTTCCGCCACTGGCACTGGCATCTGGACGAGATGTACGTGAAGCTGAATGGCGAGATGGTCTACCTCTGGCGGGCGGTCGATCACGAGGGCGAGATCCTCGAGAGCTACATCACGAGGACACGAGATAAGGATGCAGCGCTTTGCTTCATGAAAAAGGCGCTGAAGCGTCACGGGACCCCGGAGGCAATCACTACCGACGGTTTGCGCTCCTATCGCGCAGCCATGAAAGAGCTTGGCAACACCGAGAAGCAGGAGGTCGGACGCTGGGCCAACAACCGGGTGGAGAACAGCCATCTGCCGTTCCGACGACGAGAGCGGGCGATGCTCAGGTTCAGGCGGATGAAGACGTTACAGAAGTTCGCCAGCGTACACGCCAACGTCCACAACCACTTTAACGTCGAACGCCATCTAGTCGACCGCCAGACCTACAAAGAACGCCGCTTAGTCGCGCTGGCTGAGTGGAGCAAAATCGCAAGCTAG
- a CDS encoding acyl-CoA dehydrogenase family protein: MDFELPDDLKAYLGELDAFIAAEITPLQQADDNMRFFDHRREWARTDWDRDGLPRQEWEDLLEEARRRADAAGYWRFALPVEFGGQGGSNLWMAVIREHFAAQGLGLHNDLQTEHSVVGNFPQIHVFAQYGTPEQRAEFIQGTLEGTRRCTFGLTEPDHGSDATFMKTRAVRETRGGVAGWRIDGEKMWTTGMHSATHCILFARTSGDDGAATGITAFFVPADAPGVRIEEYLWTFNMPTDHPRVSFTDVWVPESALFGQVDHGLTLAQHFVHENRIRQAASSLGAAAFCIEESVKYARHRKPFGKALAENQGIQFPLVELATQVEMLRLLIRQTAWQMDRMPRDEIEKTLSDKVAMCNYWANRLCCDAADRAMQVHGGIGYSRHKPFEHIYRHHRRYRITEGAEEIQIRKVAAYLFGYIGPRRREFAALADAKGGAA, from the coding sequence GTGGATTTCGAGCTACCGGACGATTTGAAGGCGTATCTTGGCGAACTGGATGCGTTCATCGCCGCCGAGATCACCCCGCTGCAGCAGGCGGACGACAATATGCGCTTCTTCGACCATCGCCGCGAATGGGCGCGCACCGACTGGGATCGCGACGGGCTGCCGCGCCAGGAATGGGAAGATCTGCTGGAGGAAGCGCGGCGCCGCGCCGATGCGGCGGGATATTGGCGCTTCGCCTTGCCGGTCGAGTTCGGCGGGCAGGGCGGCTCGAACTTGTGGATGGCGGTGATCCGCGAGCATTTCGCGGCGCAGGGCCTTGGGCTGCACAACGATCTGCAGACCGAACATTCGGTGGTCGGCAACTTCCCGCAAATCCATGTCTTCGCGCAGTACGGCACGCCCGAGCAGCGTGCTGAATTTATCCAGGGCACGCTGGAGGGCACGCGCCGATGCACGTTCGGGCTGACCGAGCCGGATCATGGCTCCGACGCCACCTTCATGAAGACGCGCGCGGTGCGCGAGACGCGGGGCGGCGTCGCCGGCTGGCGGATCGACGGCGAGAAGATGTGGACCACGGGCATGCACAGCGCGACGCACTGCATCCTGTTCGCGCGCACGTCAGGCGACGACGGCGCCGCGACCGGCATCACCGCCTTCTTCGTCCCCGCCGATGCGCCGGGCGTCAGAATCGAGGAATATCTCTGGACCTTCAACATGCCGACCGACCATCCGCGCGTGTCGTTCACCGATGTGTGGGTGCCCGAATCGGCGCTGTTCGGGCAGGTCGATCATGGGCTGACGCTGGCGCAGCATTTCGTGCACGAGAATCGCATCCGCCAAGCGGCCTCGTCGCTCGGCGCGGCGGCATTCTGCATCGAGGAAAGCGTGAAATATGCCCGGCATCGCAAGCCGTTCGGCAAGGCGCTGGCCGAAAACCAGGGCATCCAGTTCCCATTGGTCGAACTGGCGACGCAGGTCGAGATGCTGCGCCTGCTGATCCGCCAGACCGCCTGGCAGATGGACCGTATGCCACGCGACGAGATCGAGAAGACGTTGTCTGACAAAGTGGCGATGTGCAATTACTGGGCTAACCGGCTGTGCTGCGATGCCGCCGACCGGGCGATGCAGGTGCATGGCGGGATCGGCTATTCCCGCCACAAGCCGTTTGAGCATATATATCGTCATCACCGCCGCTACCGCATCACCGAAGGCGCGGAGGAAATCCAGATACGCAAGGTGGCGGCCTATCTGTTCGGGTATATCGGCCCGCGCCGCCGCGAGTTCGCGGCGCTCGCCGATGCCAAGGGAGGCGCGGCATGA
- a CDS encoding PQQ-dependent dehydrogenase, methanol/ethanol family: MTFRRDRRADRIVVGVAALALATACTPRDASRSNDAVAGKIDGAFLAGGGDGRDWAMTGYNYQEQRFSPLKQINAGNVARLGLAWHADLPDARGQEATPIVIDGKLFVSGPWSKVFAFDAASGQPLWTFDPEVPRDKAAEACCDVVNRGVAAWKGRLYVGTIDGRLIALDAATGKADWSVQTTDKTKPYTITGTPRVVNDMVIIGNGGAEFGVRGYVTAYDAATGAKKWRFYTVPDPSGAPDGEASDAAMRRAAPTWSKGGQWRQSGGGGTVWDSIVYDAELDQLYLGVGNGSPWNHGLRSEGQGDNLFLSSIVALKPETGAYLWHYQETPAETWDFTATQPINLATLTIAGRPRKVLMQAPKNGFFFVIDRTNGQLIDAKTFVPTVNWASGYDMKTGRPIENPAARYYKTGKPFLAMPSAIAAHNWQPMSFNPRTGLAYIPAQEAGMVYSAAATPDARARRPIGYNTGIDTSGMYPRDAAVIKAATAATKGSLIAWDPVAGKARWRVDYPTPGNGGTMTTAGNLVFQGTALGEFRAYAADTGKQLFAFPAGSGIMAGAATYQIGTRQYVAVLTGRGGALPLSMGYAIGAARDVPNVPRLLVFALGGSATLPAPPAKDTSLPAALPTDTGSAQEIAGGRALFGRYCQVCHGASAAGGGVLPNLQRSSTLGNADAWRAILIDGALKEQGMVGFARVMTPDQAQQIRRYVIDEARWARRHIDGAKVTSPRSD; this comes from the coding sequence ATGACGTTCCGCCGCGACCGGCGCGCGGACCGGATCGTCGTGGGCGTCGCGGCGCTGGCCCTGGCGACCGCCTGCACGCCGCGCGATGCATCTCGGTCGAACGATGCGGTCGCCGGCAAGATCGACGGCGCGTTTCTCGCCGGCGGTGGCGATGGCCGCGACTGGGCGATGACGGGATACAATTATCAGGAGCAGCGCTTTTCGCCCCTAAAGCAGATCAACGCCGGCAACGTCGCGCGGCTGGGCCTTGCCTGGCACGCCGACCTGCCCGATGCGCGCGGCCAGGAAGCGACGCCGATCGTCATCGACGGCAAGTTGTTCGTCAGCGGCCCGTGGTCGAAGGTATTCGCGTTCGACGCGGCAAGCGGCCAGCCGCTCTGGACGTTCGATCCCGAAGTACCCCGCGACAAGGCCGCCGAGGCGTGCTGCGACGTCGTCAACCGCGGCGTCGCGGCGTGGAAGGGCCGACTGTATGTCGGCACGATCGACGGGCGGTTGATCGCGCTGGACGCCGCCACCGGCAAGGCGGATTGGTCGGTGCAGACCACCGACAAGACCAAACCCTATACCATCACCGGCACCCCTCGCGTGGTGAACGACATGGTGATCATCGGCAATGGCGGCGCCGAATTCGGCGTGCGCGGCTATGTCACCGCGTATGACGCCGCGACCGGCGCCAAAAAATGGCGCTTTTATACCGTCCCCGATCCCAGCGGCGCGCCCGACGGCGAAGCGTCCGACGCGGCAATGCGCCGGGCGGCGCCGACCTGGTCGAAGGGCGGACAATGGCGGCAATCGGGCGGCGGCGGCACGGTGTGGGATTCGATCGTCTATGATGCCGAGCTCGACCAGCTCTATCTCGGCGTCGGTAACGGATCACCGTGGAACCACGGCCTTCGGTCGGAGGGGCAAGGCGACAACCTCTTCCTGTCCTCGATCGTCGCGCTGAAGCCGGAAACCGGCGCCTATCTGTGGCATTATCAGGAGACGCCGGCGGAGACGTGGGATTTCACCGCGACCCAGCCAATCAATCTGGCGACGCTGACCATCGCCGGACGCCCACGCAAGGTGCTGATGCAGGCCCCCAAGAACGGCTTTTTCTTCGTGATCGATCGCACGAACGGGCAGCTGATCGATGCGAAGACATTCGTGCCGACGGTCAATTGGGCCAGTGGCTATGACATGAAGACCGGGCGGCCGATCGAGAACCCGGCGGCGCGCTATTACAAGACCGGCAAGCCGTTCCTCGCCATGCCCAGCGCCATCGCCGCGCATAACTGGCAGCCGATGAGCTTCAATCCGCGCACCGGCCTGGCCTATATCCCGGCGCAGGAAGCCGGTATGGTCTATAGCGCGGCGGCGACGCCCGACGCGCGGGCGCGGCGGCCGATCGGCTACAATACCGGCATCGATACCAGCGGGATGTATCCGCGCGACGCGGCGGTGATCAAGGCGGCGACCGCCGCGACGAAAGGAAGCCTGATCGCCTGGGATCCGGTCGCCGGCAAAGCGCGCTGGCGCGTGGACTATCCGACACCGGGCAATGGCGGCACGATGACGACGGCGGGTAATCTCGTTTTCCAGGGCACGGCCTTGGGCGAATTCCGCGCCTATGCCGCCGATACCGGCAAGCAATTGTTCGCTTTTCCGGCGGGATCAGGGATCATGGCCGGCGCGGCGACTTACCAAATCGGCACGCGGCAATATGTCGCGGTGCTGACCGGGCGGGGCGGCGCGCTGCCACTGTCGATGGGCTATGCGATCGGCGCGGCGCGCGACGTGCCGAACGTGCCGCGACTGCTCGTCTTCGCGCTCGGCGGCAGCGCGACGCTGCCCGCCCCGCCGGCCAAGGATACATCGCTGCCGGCGGCACTCCCGACGGACACCGGCAGCGCGCAAGAGATTGCCGGCGGTCGCGCGCTGTTCGGCCGCTATTGCCAGGTCTGCCACGGGGCGAGTGCCGCCGGCGGCGGCGTATTGCCCAATCTGCAGCGCTCGTCGACGCTGGGCAATGCCGATGCCTGGCGCGCCATCCTGATCGACGGCGCGCTGAAGGAGCAGGGCATGGTCGGCTTCGCCCGCGTGATGACCCCCGATCAGGCGCAGCAGATCCGCCGCTACGTCATCGACGAAGCCCGCTGGGCACGCCGCCACATCGACGGCGCGAAGGTCACTTCACCACGATCGGATTGA
- a CDS encoding TonB-dependent receptor, translating into MRNFHKRVMLTGSASIMALSLPGVAAARDGTADAPVPAAAPAASADQASPDQTATPPAAESPNEIGDIIVTAQKREEAINRVGMSITAATGDTLIERGVTGTADLARIVPSFQATTTTFDTPVYTLRGVGFYESSVGAAPTVNVYVDQVPLPYPVMTTGAALDLARVEVLKGPQGTVFGQNATGGAINYIAAKPTNDFQAGGTVSFARFATLEAQGYVSGPLSSTVKARLSFATTQGGDWQKSYTRDAGLGDRNKGQARLLVDWDPSDRFRFELNVNGNFDNSDTVAGQVIAVNPGNPANAYPALLNYPLAPRNARAADWDPIGNLQRKNRFWQASGRADYDLTDSATLTSITSYAHQKVRSLVDADGLALESTLWQNTGDIKSFFQELRLENEFGPVRVTVGGNYQNDKIYDGNLIFVRESTTRTTLGLPTPKGLNYSNQKNEQWAVFGNADLKLTDTLTLQGGVRYTDNKRRFSGCSADGGDGSLAAVYNLLMGVFRGAGNFSPVAPGGCGTLNSVTLQSGNVVQSLDEDNVSWRGGLNWQATRDTLLYANVSKGFKSGSFPTLSASVNTQFSPAVQESVLAYEAGFKTALANRHIQLNGAAFYYDYTNKQIRGNSPDFLFGLLEKLVNIPKSEIYGAEAQIIVAPVTGLTMSASGTYLHTEITDDFNNFDPNATARNFKGEALPRSPKWSAVADAQYKFPVGDARSVFLGGSLTYQSTAESKLGELPLYTLNAYTLLDARVGIESDDGRWRVAAFGRNLTNKYYWTNVFRTYDTVIRYAGMPVTYGLQLSVKLR; encoded by the coding sequence ATGAGGAATTTTCACAAGCGCGTGATGCTGACCGGCAGCGCGAGCATCATGGCGCTGAGCCTGCCGGGTGTCGCTGCGGCGCGCGACGGCACGGCCGACGCACCCGTCCCCGCCGCGGCCCCCGCGGCATCTGCCGACCAGGCATCGCCCGACCAGACGGCGACGCCGCCTGCGGCTGAGTCGCCGAACGAGATCGGTGATATCATCGTCACCGCGCAGAAGCGCGAGGAGGCGATCAACCGCGTCGGCATGTCGATCACCGCGGCGACCGGCGATACGCTGATCGAGCGCGGCGTCACCGGTACGGCGGATCTCGCGCGGATCGTCCCCAGTTTCCAGGCCACCACCACCACCTTCGACACGCCGGTCTACACGCTGCGCGGCGTCGGCTTCTACGAATCGAGCGTCGGCGCGGCGCCGACGGTCAACGTCTATGTCGATCAGGTCCCCCTACCCTATCCTGTGATGACGACGGGTGCCGCGCTCGATCTCGCCCGTGTCGAGGTGCTGAAAGGACCGCAGGGCACGGTGTTCGGTCAGAACGCGACCGGCGGCGCGATCAACTATATCGCTGCCAAGCCCACCAATGATTTCCAGGCCGGCGGCACGGTGAGTTTCGCCCGCTTCGCGACGCTGGAGGCGCAAGGGTACGTCTCGGGGCCATTGTCGAGCACGGTGAAGGCGCGCCTGTCGTTCGCCACCACGCAGGGCGGCGATTGGCAGAAGAGCTATACGCGCGACGCCGGGCTCGGCGACCGCAACAAGGGCCAGGCGCGCTTGCTGGTCGATTGGGACCCGAGCGACCGTTTCCGCTTCGAACTCAACGTGAACGGTAATTTCGACAATTCGGATACCGTCGCCGGGCAGGTCATCGCGGTCAATCCCGGCAATCCCGCCAATGCCTATCCGGCATTGCTGAACTATCCGCTGGCGCCGCGCAACGCACGCGCGGCGGATTGGGACCCGATCGGCAATCTGCAGCGCAAGAACCGTTTCTGGCAGGCGTCGGGTCGCGCCGATTACGACCTGACCGACAGCGCGACGCTCACCTCGATCACCAGCTACGCGCACCAGAAGGTGCGATCGCTGGTCGATGCCGACGGTCTCGCGCTGGAAAGCACGCTGTGGCAGAATACCGGCGACATCAAATCGTTCTTCCAGGAACTGCGCCTCGAAAACGAGTTCGGGCCGGTCCGTGTCACGGTCGGCGGGAATTACCAGAACGACAAAATCTATGACGGCAATCTGATTTTTGTCCGTGAATCCACCACGCGCACCACTCTAGGGTTACCGACCCCCAAGGGGCTCAACTATTCGAACCAGAAAAACGAGCAATGGGCGGTGTTCGGCAACGCCGATCTGAAGCTGACCGATACGCTGACGCTGCAGGGCGGCGTGCGCTATACCGACAACAAGCGACGCTTTTCGGGCTGCAGCGCCGATGGCGGCGACGGGTCGCTCGCGGCGGTCTACAATCTGCTGATGGGCGTGTTTCGCGGCGCGGGCAATTTCAGCCCCGTCGCACCGGGCGGCTGCGGCACGCTCAACTCGGTTACGTTGCAGTCGGGCAATGTCGTGCAAAGCCTCGACGAGGACAATGTATCGTGGCGCGGCGGACTCAACTGGCAGGCAACGCGAGACACACTGCTCTACGCCAATGTCAGCAAGGGCTTCAAATCGGGTAGCTTCCCGACGCTGTCCGCCTCGGTGAACACGCAATTCTCGCCGGCGGTGCAGGAATCGGTGCTGGCGTACGAAGCGGGCTTCAAGACCGCCTTGGCCAATCGTCATATCCAGCTAAACGGCGCGGCCTTCTATTACGATTACACCAACAAGCAGATCCGCGGGAACAGCCCGGATTTCCTGTTCGGGCTGCTCGAAAAGCTCGTCAACATTCCGAAATCGGAAATCTACGGTGCCGAGGCGCAGATCATCGTCGCACCGGTGACCGGCCTGACGATGTCGGCGTCCGGCACCTATCTGCACACCGAGATCACCGACGATTTCAACAATTTCGATCCCAACGCCACGGCGCGTAACTTCAAGGGCGAGGCACTGCCGCGGTCGCCGAAATGGTCGGCCGTCGCGGATGCCCAATACAAGTTCCCGGTGGGCGATGCCCGTTCGGTATTCCTAGGCGGCAGCCTGACCTACCAGAGCACGGCGGAATCGAAACTGGGCGAACTGCCGCTGTACACGCTCAACGCTTATACCCTGCTCGATGCGCGCGTCGGCATCGAGAGCGACGACGGGCGCTGGCGCGTTGCGGCTTTCGGTCGCAACCTGACCAACAAATATTACTGGACCAACGTCTTCCGTACCTACGACACGGTAATCCGCTATGCCGGCATGCCGGTGACCTACGGCCTTCAGCTGAGTGTCAAGCTGCGCTGA
- a CDS encoding SDR family NAD(P)-dependent oxidoreductase, whose amino-acid sequence MNTFAAQVAFVTGGGSGLGAAIATQLIAQGASVAIADRDKEAAERIAAALDPSGERALAIGVDVTDDAQVAAAIGTADARFGRLDLAVNSAGIVHPAKRAGDLAEADWRRVIDTNLTGLFLCQRHEIAAMLRGGGGAIVNVASALGVIGGVGSAAYAASKHGVIGLTKASALDYATRGIRINAVAPGLIETPLLDNWIDDATKAQLRALHPIGRLGTAAEVAELTCFLLSPAAAFITGSVHMIDGGWTAQ is encoded by the coding sequence ATGAATACTTTTGCGGCGCAGGTCGCCTTCGTCACGGGCGGTGGCAGCGGTCTTGGCGCCGCCATCGCGACACAATTGATCGCGCAGGGCGCCTCTGTGGCGATCGCCGACCGCGACAAGGAGGCCGCGGAACGGATCGCCGCCGCGCTCGACCCCTCGGGCGAGCGCGCCCTCGCCATCGGCGTGGACGTGACGGACGACGCTCAGGTCGCCGCCGCGATCGGCACAGCCGACGCGCGGTTCGGGCGCCTCGATCTGGCGGTGAACAGCGCCGGCATCGTCCATCCCGCCAAGCGCGCGGGCGACCTCGCCGAGGCGGACTGGCGCCGCGTGATCGACACCAACCTGACCGGCCTGTTCCTGTGCCAGCGCCATGAAATCGCGGCAATGCTGCGTGGCGGCGGCGGCGCGATCGTCAACGTCGCATCGGCCTTGGGCGTGATCGGCGGAGTCGGCAGCGCGGCCTATGCCGCGTCCAAACACGGCGTCATCGGGCTGACCAAGGCATCAGCGCTCGACTATGCGACGCGCGGCATCCGCATCAACGCGGTGGCGCCGGGACTGATCGAAACGCCGCTGCTAGACAATTGGATAGACGACGCAACCAAGGCACAGCTGCGCGCGCTGCACCCGATTGGGCGGCTCGGCACGGCGGCGGAAGTCGCCGAACTCACCTGCTTCCTGCTGTCCCCCGCCGCCGCCTTCATCACCGGATCGGTGCACATGATCGACGGCGGCTGGACCGCGCAATGA
- a CDS encoding MarR family winged helix-turn-helix transcriptional regulator, translating into MAIGKPRITRKDKPQATPFRFGFLVHDVSRLRRTLFDQEMKPLGVTRSQWSALAALSRHPDQGVTQVDLARLLEVGKVTIGGLIDRLEASGLIRRVPDKIDRRVKRVFITDKGYDVIEEMQIHGRVQNQYILEGVSPEHLAITLETLDRVRSNIRKKIVTAVELDVADDEGGPAIGE; encoded by the coding sequence ATGGCCATCGGTAAGCCGCGGATCACCCGCAAAGACAAGCCCCAGGCGACGCCGTTTCGCTTCGGCTTCCTGGTCCACGACGTCTCCCGTCTCAGGCGAACGTTGTTTGATCAGGAAATGAAACCGCTCGGCGTCACCCGGTCGCAATGGTCGGCGTTGGCGGCCTTGTCGCGCCACCCGGATCAGGGGGTGACGCAGGTCGATCTGGCGCGGTTGCTTGAGGTCGGCAAGGTAACGATCGGCGGGCTGATCGATCGGCTGGAGGCGTCGGGGCTGATCCGGCGCGTGCCCGACAAGATCGACCGGCGGGTGAAACGCGTGTTCATCACCGACAAGGGGTACGACGTGATCGAGGAGATGCAGATCCACGGTCGTGTGCAGAACCAGTATATCCTGGAAGGCGTCTCGCCCGAGCATCTCGCGATCACTCTGGAGACGCTCGATCGCGTGCGCTCCAATATCCGCAAGAAGATCGTCACGGCGGTCGAGCTGGATGTCGCGGATGACGAGGGCGGACCGGCGATCGGCGAATGA